ATGTAGTTACCGAATAAAACGGCTATTATACGAACCTTAAATTATTAACAAAATCATTCTATTTATCATGAACAAGCATGCAAGAAAAGCCGCACTCGCGGCAGGGATGTGCTTATCCTTGATAGGCATAAGCACTTCGCAAGCATTGGCAGCTCCGGCAGAATTCTACGCCTCGCAACAGGTTAAGAAAGTGTCGGGTGTCATCATTGATGCAAGCGGGATTCCCGTCATTGGCGCGAACGTACTTGAAAAAGGCACCACAAATGGTGTCATCACTGACTTGGACGGCAACTTCACCCTCAACGTGAAGCCGGGAGCTACACTGGTTATTACCTATATCGGATATGTATCCCAAGAAATCGAAATAGGAAACCAGACAACCTTTAAGATAACCTTGAAAGAAGATTCCGAGATGTTGGATGAAGTAGTAGTCGTAGGTTACGGTACGATGAAGAAGAGCGACCTTTCGGGAGCTTCCGTATCGATGGATGAAGACGCCATCAAAGGCTCTGTCATCACCAACCTCGACCAGTCGCTCCAAGGACGTGCGGCAGGTGTGGCTGCGGTCAGCACTTCTGGTGCGCCGGGATCGGCTTCTTCTATCCGTGTGCGTGGTCAAGCTACCATCAACTCAAACGCTGAACCATTGTATGTAATCGATGGTGTCATTGTACAAGGTGGCGGACAAAGCGGTTCCGACTTCGGACTGGGAGACGCACTGGGCAACGGTTCCGTATCAACCATCTCCCCACTTTCTACCATCAACCCGCAAGATATCGTATCGATGGAAATCTTGAAAGACGCTTCCGCTACCGCCATCTATGGTGCGCAAGGCGCGAACGGCGTTATCTTGATTACCACCAAACGTGGTAAAACAGGCGAGGCGAAATTTACGTATGACGGCATGGTAGCCGTACAACGCCAGACCAAACGTCTTGATATCATGAACCTACGTGAATTTGCCGACTTCTACAACGATTTCGTAGACGTAGGCGAACTGGACTTCAGCAACATTTATGGTGACCCGTCACTCTTAGGCGTAGGAACAAACTGGCAAGACGCCATCTTCCGCACAGCTTTGCAACACCAACACCAAGTATCAGCACAAGGAGGTAGTGAAAAAGTGAAATACTACGTTTCAGGGTCGTATATGGATCAAGACGGTACGTTGATAGGCTCCAGCTTCAACCGTTATTCGTTCCGTACCAACTTGGATGCCGAACTGAAACCGTGGTTGAAAATCGGCTTGAACGCCACGTATTCATCGACCAAAGACGACTTGAAGTTGGCAGACAGCGAGCAAGGTATCATCAACTACTCACTGACCACCCCGCCCGATATCCCTATTTATGATATCGACGGCAATTACTCATCGGTCATCCGGGAAGGTTATACAAGTCCTAACCCTATCGCCTTGGCATTAATGGATCAAATCTTACTCTACCGTCAGAAACTGACAGGAAGTATCTTCGCAGATGTGACGCTGATGAAAAACCTGACTTGGCATGCCGAATTCGGTTATGATATCAGTTACAGTAAAGGTGAACGCTACGAACCGCGAGTAGACTTAGGCAACTGGAAACGAGATAGTAACATGAGTTCCATTCAAAAGAATAACAGTACCTTCTGGCAACTGAAAAACTACGTGACTTACACAGGACAGATAGACAAGCACGGATTTACGGCAATGGTGGGACAAGAAATGTGGGCTTCGAACTACGACAACACATCGATACAGAATACCAACTTGGCGTCGGACGCTGTACATAATCCGGCTTTAGGTGCAGGTACTCCCTCTATCAACTCCGGATTTGGAAGCTCTTCGATGGCTTCATTCTTTACCCGTCTGACCTATAATTACGATGACCGCTACTTGGGAACTTATACTTACCGTTACGATGGTTCATCTAACTTCGGACCGGAAAACCGTTGGGCAGGATTCCATGCTGTAGCTGCTTCTTGGCGTTTCTCTAACGAAAATTTCTTCGAACCTATCCGCAACGTCATCAACAACGGTAAGCTGCGCCTCGGCTGGGGACAAACCGGTAATTCAAATATCGGCGGATACCGTTGGGGAGCATCCATCTCGCGTATGCCGACCGGACTGGGATTGGGATACCGTCAGTCGAACATCGCCAATCCAGGCGTGAAATGGGAAACACAGGAACAAGTGAACGTGGGACTTGACTTAGGGTTCTTCAACGACCGTATCGGACTGACCGTAGACTGGTATAAGAAAGTATCAAAAGATATGTTGATGTCACTTCAATTGCCCTCCTACATGGGAACATCGGGGAACGCTTCATCTGTGCTTGCAGCTCCTATGGGTAATTACGGCGATATTGAGAATAGCGGTTGGGAAATCACCCTGAACACACACCCGCTCATCGGCGAATTCCAATGGGATTCCGATTTCCAGATTTCGTTCAACAAGAACAAACTCCGCGCCTTGGACGGCACCGCCAACGCTCAAATCGTAGGTTACGGACAATGGAGTGACGTAGTAAGTGTATCCGAAGTAGGCGAATCACTCTATAACTTCTACGGCTATGTATGCGACGGCGTGTACGAAGACTTGCGCGACCTGCAGACCTCGCCAAAGCCTGCACACTATCCTGCCAATGGCGTGTTCAACCGCACCAATACCGTATGGGTAGGCGATATTAAGTATAAGGATTTGAACGGCGATGGAATCATTGACGAAAACGACCGCACCAACATCGGTTCTCCACTGCCCAAGTTTACATTTGGTTGGAACAACACGTTCCGTTACAAGAACTTCGACCTGACTATCTTCTTGAATGGTTCGTATGGCAACAAAGTATATAATTACATGGCCATGAAACTGACCCACATGAACTCACCGTGGCAAAATCAGTTGAACGCCGTAAACGATCGTGCCCAAATTGTTCCGATTGACCCGAACAAAGACTATTCGCAAGGAGTGAACGTAAACGGTGTAACCGTATGGAACTGGTACGATGATGTAACAAACGTGAAAGTGGCAAACACAGGCACAAAAACGCCGCGTGCCTCTATCCAAGACCCGAACGACAACGACCGTATCAGCGACCGTTACATTGAAGACGGCTCATACATCCGTCTGAAGAACATCACATTGGGATATACTTTCCCCAGCAAACTCATTAACAAATGGGGATTGGATAACTTGCGTATCTACGCCAACATCCAAAACTTGCTGACCATTACCGGCTACGATGGTTACGACCCTGAAATCGGTGCCAGCACAGCCAGTCCGAATGTATATGGTCTGGATAACGGACGTTACCCATCACCAACGGTTTACTCATTTGGATTGAACATTTCTTTCTAACCTTAATTAATATAACAAGAATTATGAAACTGAATACTTTCAAACATATAGCATTGGCAACTCTTTTCGGACTGGGATTGTCTTCCTGCGAAGATTTTCTGGATCGCCCGGCTGAAGATACCTATAACGTAGACAACTTCTACGCCAACGACGACCAGTGCATTCAGGGCGTAAATCCGCTCTACAATTCACCGTGGTTCGATTTCTCCCGCGGTTTCTTCAAAGTAGCCGAAGTGCTTTCGGGCAACTACTACTGGGGTTCATCACCCTACCTTACTTTTACAGTAAACGGTACGGATGAAGACCTAATCAATATGTCATACTCGTTGTGGTCGGTTAATGCGTATGCCAACACCATCCGCGAACGGCTCGCTACAGCCAACGCTTCGCCCGAAACTATTAACACTTGTATCGGCGAATGCTTAACATGGAAAGCAATGGCATACTTCTATCTGGTACGCATCTTCGGTGCCGTGCCTATCGTACACAGCAACTCTGCCGACATTGCCGCCGGAAATTACAACGAGAAATACAAAGTCCAGATTCCGGATGTGTACGAATACATCATTATGACATTGGAAAAAGCCATCGAATTGCTTCCGGCTACCAATTCAGAAGGACGTATTGACCAATACACCGCAAAAGGATTATTGGCAAAAGTATACCTTACAAAATCAGGGTACGGTATGAGCGGTTCACGCAACGAAGACGACTTGCGCCAAGCAGCAGCTTACGCTAAAGACGTCATCGACAACTCAGGAAGACATTTGCTAAGTAATTACTCTGACATCTTCCGTTTGGCAAACAACACCAACGAAGAATGTCTGTTATCTTGGCACTGGTCTCCTTCTACAGAAGTCTGGACCTGCCAAAACCAAATGCAGTCCGACCTTGCCATCGTTGGATTCGATGAATTCGGTGACTGCTGGGGAGGTTATAATGGACCGTCGGTAGACCTGCAAGACGCTTTCGGAGAAAATGCCCTCAGCCCAACCCGGTACAACGGAGACGCACGCCGTAAAGCTACCATGATGATGTGTGGGGACGTATATGAATACTTTTGGCAAGACAAAGGCGGATTCAACTACATCGACTTCTGCTTCGGTTATGACGGAGGTCCGAAACAATACCAAAGCGCAACAGGAGCCAACGAAGTGAAACATCTGTATGGAAACGCTAACGACCATCTATCAGCCCTTGGCGTATCGGCATCTTCACAACACAGCGGATTGAGCACTCACCTGCTCCGCTTGGCTGACATTTACCTGATTTATGCCGAAGCCATGATAGGCAATGCAGGTTCTACAACTGATGCTTCTGCCATTGATGCTTTCTATCAAGTACGCCACCGCTCGGTAAACACGTATGAACGTCCGTCATCCATCACATGGGAAGATGTATGGAAAGAACGCCGCTTGGAACTGGCTTGCGAAGGAGACCGTTGGTATGACTTTGTACGTCTCTCGTATTACGACACACAACGTGCCATCAACGAACTGACTAACCAACGCCGTGACGTGTATTACGGATTGGATGATTTGTACGAAGAGTATTACAATACAGGCTCGTTCACCGTCAATCCGGATGAACACCGCTATAATCCGGACGCAGTAAAACCGAATGTTACCGCATCGACCTTCACACTGCCGTTCCCGACCGAAGACGTGGTATTCAACCCTCATTTGATGGAAGATCCTATTCATATAGACGTTCGTAGCGAATTCAGTTATTAATCCTCTAAAACAATTGAACAATGAAAACAACGAAATATATCAAAGGTCTGGCTCTATTGGCAATTTTCTTCACAGGAATAGCTATCACTTCCTGTGAAGACGAGCCGGACAAATACGAAATAGCCGAAGGGTTGCCTACGGTACATTACGTACGTCTGCCCGACCCTGCTGTAGCTGACTCTCTGATTACCGGATCTTATTTGTCGAATACGATCTGCATTGTTGGAGATAACCTGCGCAGCGTGTATGAATTATATTTCAATGACCAAAAGGCCATCCTGAACACCAGTCTGATGACCGACCACACGATCATTGTAGACGTACCGTCAGCCATCCCTTCCGTAGTGACCAATAAAATGTATTTGGTCAACATCAATAAGGATACGGTAGCATACGACTTCAACATCCAAGTGCCCGAACCGGAAATCACTTCGATGACAAACGAATATGCCACACCGGGTACCGAAGTGACTATCAACGGAAACTATTTTATTGACGACCCGAATGTGCCGCTCAGCATCACGATGGGCAATGTACCTGTAACCGAAATCACCAGCATCAGCCAAAACGCTGTAAGCTTCGTAATTCCGCAAGGCGTTTCAACCAGCTACATCAACGCTACCTCCATCTACGGAACCGGAAAATCTACCTTCCGCTATATGGAAAGCAATGTATTATTCGACTTCGACAA
The Phocaeicola salanitronis DSM 18170 genome window above contains:
- a CDS encoding SusC/RagA family TonB-linked outer membrane protein, with product MNKHARKAALAAGMCLSLIGISTSQALAAPAEFYASQQVKKVSGVIIDASGIPVIGANVLEKGTTNGVITDLDGNFTLNVKPGATLVITYIGYVSQEIEIGNQTTFKITLKEDSEMLDEVVVVGYGTMKKSDLSGASVSMDEDAIKGSVITNLDQSLQGRAAGVAAVSTSGAPGSASSIRVRGQATINSNAEPLYVIDGVIVQGGGQSGSDFGLGDALGNGSVSTISPLSTINPQDIVSMEILKDASATAIYGAQGANGVILITTKRGKTGEAKFTYDGMVAVQRQTKRLDIMNLREFADFYNDFVDVGELDFSNIYGDPSLLGVGTNWQDAIFRTALQHQHQVSAQGGSEKVKYYVSGSYMDQDGTLIGSSFNRYSFRTNLDAELKPWLKIGLNATYSSTKDDLKLADSEQGIINYSLTTPPDIPIYDIDGNYSSVIREGYTSPNPIALALMDQILLYRQKLTGSIFADVTLMKNLTWHAEFGYDISYSKGERYEPRVDLGNWKRDSNMSSIQKNNSTFWQLKNYVTYTGQIDKHGFTAMVGQEMWASNYDNTSIQNTNLASDAVHNPALGAGTPSINSGFGSSSMASFFTRLTYNYDDRYLGTYTYRYDGSSNFGPENRWAGFHAVAASWRFSNENFFEPIRNVINNGKLRLGWGQTGNSNIGGYRWGASISRMPTGLGLGYRQSNIANPGVKWETQEQVNVGLDLGFFNDRIGLTVDWYKKVSKDMLMSLQLPSYMGTSGNASSVLAAPMGNYGDIENSGWEITLNTHPLIGEFQWDSDFQISFNKNKLRALDGTANAQIVGYGQWSDVVSVSEVGESLYNFYGYVCDGVYEDLRDLQTSPKPAHYPANGVFNRTNTVWVGDIKYKDLNGDGIIDENDRTNIGSPLPKFTFGWNNTFRYKNFDLTIFLNGSYGNKVYNYMAMKLTHMNSPWQNQLNAVNDRAQIVPIDPNKDYSQGVNVNGVTVWNWYDDVTNVKVANTGTKTPRASIQDPNDNDRISDRYIEDGSYIRLKNITLGYTFPSKLINKWGLDNLRIYANIQNLLTITGYDGYDPEIGASTASPNVYGLDNGRYPSPTVYSFGLNISF
- a CDS encoding glycan-binding surface protein gives rise to the protein MKTTKYIKGLALLAIFFTGIAITSCEDEPDKYEIAEGLPTVHYVRLPDPAVADSLITGSYLSNTICIVGDNLRSVYELYFNDQKAILNTSLMTDHTIIVDVPSAIPSVVTNKMYLVNINKDTVAYDFNIQVPEPEITSMTNEYATPGTEVTINGNYFIDDPNVPLSITMGNVPVTEITSISQNAVSFVIPQGVSTSYINATSIYGTGKSTFRYMESNVLFDFDNDGDDALYNYNGWHAPTIGTLTEIAPIDNNYLIFQGNLDNGTWDDSHFAFEYWPNGDDATPYLNTLTDFEDLSNLQFKFEVNVPDAWSACAMQIMLTTNNEVSGSNQNNSFFQNETFPRALWIPWQSSGSYTTDGWTTVTIPLSEFRFGSSGTAINALSATDITGLTIFVYGGGATGTACTPTICIDNIRVVPIY
- a CDS encoding RagB/SusD family nutrient uptake outer membrane protein, producing the protein MKLNTFKHIALATLFGLGLSSCEDFLDRPAEDTYNVDNFYANDDQCIQGVNPLYNSPWFDFSRGFFKVAEVLSGNYYWGSSPYLTFTVNGTDEDLINMSYSLWSVNAYANTIRERLATANASPETINTCIGECLTWKAMAYFYLVRIFGAVPIVHSNSADIAAGNYNEKYKVQIPDVYEYIIMTLEKAIELLPATNSEGRIDQYTAKGLLAKVYLTKSGYGMSGSRNEDDLRQAAAYAKDVIDNSGRHLLSNYSDIFRLANNTNEECLLSWHWSPSTEVWTCQNQMQSDLAIVGFDEFGDCWGGYNGPSVDLQDAFGENALSPTRYNGDARRKATMMMCGDVYEYFWQDKGGFNYIDFCFGYDGGPKQYQSATGANEVKHLYGNANDHLSALGVSASSQHSGLSTHLLRLADIYLIYAEAMIGNAGSTTDASAIDAFYQVRHRSVNTYERPSSITWEDVWKERRLELACEGDRWYDFVRLSYYDTQRAINELTNQRRDVYYGLDDLYEEYYNTGSFTVNPDEHRYNPDAVKPNVTASTFTLPFPTEDVVFNPHLMEDPIHIDVRSEFSY